Below is a genomic region from Treponema sp. OMZ 798.
GATAAGACTGAACTCATTTGGAAATTGGTAAATGAGAGCCGTGTTCACTTTTTAAGCCGTCCCCGCCGTTTCGGGAAAAGTCTTTTGCTTTCAACCTTAAAAGCCTACTTCCTCGGTCAAAAAGAGCTGTTTAAAGGATTGGCTATCGAAAAACTTGAGGAGGAAGAAAAAGAGAAAAGGGAAGTCTGGCAGGAGTATCCCGTACTTTACTTGGATTTTAATATAGGTATCTACGATACAAAGGAAGGGCTTTTAAACAGACTCAGCTCTTTTTTGCAAGAGTATGAAAAAATATACGGAAGTTCAGGCCTTGACTTCCCTGACCGTTTTCAAAACTTGATAAGGACTGCCTACGAAAAAACAGGCAGGCAGGCAGTCATTCTCATCGATGAATATGATAAGCCCCTCCTTCAAACCATGTGGAAGGATGAGTCCTTAAACGAAATCTACCGCACAATACTTAAAGGCTTTTACGGCGTTATCAAAAGTGCGGATCAATATATCCGCTTTGCTTTTTTGACAGGCGTTACAAAGTTCAGCAAGGTAAGCATCTTTAGCGATTTAAACAATCTGCGTGATTTGAGCCTTTTGCACGATTATTCTTCAATCTGTGGAATTTCGCAAGAGGAGCTTGAAGCCGGTTTCCGTCCTGAGATTAAAGCCCTTGCCGAAAAAAACGGCTTGAGCTATGATGAAGCTCTTAGAAAATTAAAACAAAGATATGACGGCTATAAATTTTCCGAAGACGGAAAAAATATGTACAATCCTTTTAGCTTGTTAAATGTTTTTGCCGACGGAAAAATGCGGGACTATTGGTTTGCAACAGGAACTCCGACCTTCTTGGTCGACTACTTAAAAAAAGCTTATTACAATATTCCCGACCTTGACGGAAACGTAAAAATGAACGAAGCCGGTTTAGAGACCTATAGGGCAGAGACCTTAAATCCCTTACCGATTCTTTTTCAATCGGGATATTTGACCATTAAGGACTATAACGATTTTTCCCGCCTTTACCGTTTAGGCTTTCCGAATGACGAGGTGCGTTACGGTTTTTTAGATAATTTGCTTCCGGCTTACACCCCGATACGAACCGACAAAACAGGGCTTTCTATTTGGGAATTTTACGAACAAATCGAGGCCGGGGATGTAGACGGTTTTATGCAAAAGATGAAGGGAATAATTTCAGGCATTCCCTACGATAACTTAACCGAAAAGGATTTAACTCTGCGTGAGCAAAACTATCAGACAGCGGTTTATCTTGTATTTGCTCTAATGAATCAGTTTGTGCAAACAGAAGTTCATTGTGCAACAGGGAGGGCTGACTGCATTGTAGAGTTCAAAGATAAGGTTTATATCTTCGAGTTTAAACTTACTTCAAACGGAACGGCGGAAGAAGCTTTGCAGCAAATCAACGAGAAAAACTATTCCGGTAAATACTCGGGAAGCGGTAAAAAAATAATAGCAATCGGCTCAAGTTTTGATGAAGAAAAAAGGACAATCAAAGACTGGGTAATTGACAAGTGACATTTCGATAGTCTATTAAAACCAAGTGAAATTTAAAAATTGACACAATCCTTTTTTTTCATTATAATGAGCCTTATGTTAAATCCTGAAAATATACGCAATTTTTGTATTGTAGCTCACATAGACCACGGTAAGTCGACTCTGTCCGATAGGCTCATTGAAAAGACTAAGATAATAGATGAGCGCTATCACCGCAATCAGATGACCGACGATATGGACATAGAAAGAGAGCGGGGTATTACCATAAAAAGCCACGCAGTCCGCATTCCGTATACGGCTAAGGACGGTAAAAACTATGTTTTAAACTTTGTAGATACTCCCGGTCACGTGGACTTTTCCTATGAGGTTTCGCGTGCAATTGCCTCTTGCGAGGGGGCTATCTTAATAGTGGATGCCACTCAGGGAGTTGAGTCCCAAACCCTTTCAAATATGTATCTTGCCCTTGAACATGACTTGGAAATTCTCCCCGTCATAAACAAGATAGATCTGCCTGCCGCCGATGTGGACGCCGCAAAGCATCAGATAGACCATGACCTTGGGCTTGATTCCGATACGGCCGTGGCCGTTTCTGCAAAGACGGGCGAAAATATCGATTCCCTCTTTGAATCTATAGTAACAACCTTTCCGCCTCCCAAGGGTTCAAAGGATAATCCCTTGCAGGCCCTTATCTTCGACTGCCACTATGACCCCTACAGAGGAGTTGTAGTCCATGTGCGTGTTTTTGAAGGAATGATAAAACCCGGAATGACCATACGCTTTATGAATACGGGAGGCGAGTACAAGGTAGAAGAAACGGGAACCTTTGTCCTCGACCTTGTAAAGCAGGATTCCTTGCAGGCAGGCGAGGTAGGCTATATAATTGCAGGCATTAAAACGGTTTCGGATGTAGGAGTAGGAGACACCATCACCGATGCAGCAGCTCCCTGTAAGGCCCCATTATCCGGCTTTAAAGAGGTAAAGCCCGTAGTTTTTTCTTCAGTCTATCCCACGGACACAAACGACTACGAGGAGCTCCGCGAATCCTTTGAAAAATTAAAACTGAACGATGCAAGCTTAACATGGGAAAAGGATTCATCCCTTGCCCTCGGGCACGGCTTTAGGTGCGGCTTTTTGGGCCTTCTCCATCTTGAAATTGTACAAGAAAGACTTGAAAGAGAATTCGATCAGGCAGTTATCTTTACGGCCCCGTCGGTACGGTATAAACTGACGATGCGCACGGGAGAAGAAATTATTTGCGACAACCCGGCCGATTATCCCGATGAGGGGCTTATCGCTTCGGCTGAAGAGCCCTATATAAAAGCTACGGTTATAACTCCTGCAACTTATCTTGGAAACGTTATGTCCCTCTGTATGGAAAAGCGGGGAGTGCAGACCAATATGACCTATTTGGACGAGAAAAGGGTAGAGATGTCCTATGAGATGCCCTTGGCCGAGGTTTTGTTTGAGTTCTATGACAGGCTTAAAAGCATAAGCCGCGGCTATGCCTCCTTTGATTACGAGGTTATAGGAACTAGGCCGACAGATTTGGCTAAGATAGATATTTTGATCAACGGAAAACCTGTTGACGCTCTAGCCCAGCTTGCCTATAAGCCTAGTGCCTACGACAAGGCTCGTCTTGTCTGTGAAAAGCTTAAAGACGAAATACCGCGCCAGCAGTTTAAGATCCCGATTCAGGGCGCTATCGGCAGCCAGATAATAGCGAGGGAAACAATTTCAGCCCTGCGAAAAGACGTTTTAGCCAAATGCTACGGAGGCGATATTACCCGAAAGCGAAAACTCCTCGAAAAGCAAAAGGAAGGAAAAAAGCGCATGAAGATGATAGGCGACGTCGAACTTCCGCAGTCCGCCTTCCTGGCTGTATTGAAGACAAAGGAAGATTAAGCTTATTAGGGGAGGAAAGACTCTTTTTCGGATAAAAGTTTCTTCACCTCGAAACTTCGTTGGTTGTACCTCCCCTATAACCCCTCCAATCTTCAAAAGAACCGCTTAGGGGTGCACCCCTAAGAACCCGCATGATTACAAAGTTTTTAGTTTATTTTTTGTGAAGATTAAAACAAAGGATTTGAGCAAATTTAATGGTTGGCTAAGGTTGAGGAAAGTGAAGACATTATTAAAAGTTCCGCCACGGATGGCGGTGGTTCCACGCTTCGAGAGTTTTAGACGCAAGTCTAAAACTCTAAGCTGAAAATC
It encodes:
- a CDS encoding ATP-binding protein; this translates as MNTRKMPIGVQSFEVIRKEDFVYIDKTELIWKLVNESRVHFLSRPRRFGKSLLLSTLKAYFLGQKELFKGLAIEKLEEEEKEKREVWQEYPVLYLDFNIGIYDTKEGLLNRLSSFLQEYEKIYGSSGLDFPDRFQNLIRTAYEKTGRQAVILIDEYDKPLLQTMWKDESLNEIYRTILKGFYGVIKSADQYIRFAFLTGVTKFSKVSIFSDLNNLRDLSLLHDYSSICGISQEELEAGFRPEIKALAEKNGLSYDEALRKLKQRYDGYKFSEDGKNMYNPFSLLNVFADGKMRDYWFATGTPTFLVDYLKKAYYNIPDLDGNVKMNEAGLETYRAETLNPLPILFQSGYLTIKDYNDFSRLYRLGFPNDEVRYGFLDNLLPAYTPIRTDKTGLSIWEFYEQIEAGDVDGFMQKMKGIISGIPYDNLTEKDLTLREQNYQTAVYLVFALMNQFVQTEVHCATGRADCIVEFKDKVYIFEFKLTSNGTAEEALQQINEKNYSGKYSGSGKKIIAIGSSFDEEKRTIKDWVIDK
- the lepA gene encoding translation elongation factor 4, which translates into the protein MLNPENIRNFCIVAHIDHGKSTLSDRLIEKTKIIDERYHRNQMTDDMDIERERGITIKSHAVRIPYTAKDGKNYVLNFVDTPGHVDFSYEVSRAIASCEGAILIVDATQGVESQTLSNMYLALEHDLEILPVINKIDLPAADVDAAKHQIDHDLGLDSDTAVAVSAKTGENIDSLFESIVTTFPPPKGSKDNPLQALIFDCHYDPYRGVVVHVRVFEGMIKPGMTIRFMNTGGEYKVEETGTFVLDLVKQDSLQAGEVGYIIAGIKTVSDVGVGDTITDAAAPCKAPLSGFKEVKPVVFSSVYPTDTNDYEELRESFEKLKLNDASLTWEKDSSLALGHGFRCGFLGLLHLEIVQERLEREFDQAVIFTAPSVRYKLTMRTGEEIICDNPADYPDEGLIASAEEPYIKATVITPATYLGNVMSLCMEKRGVQTNMTYLDEKRVEMSYEMPLAEVLFEFYDRLKSISRGYASFDYEVIGTRPTDLAKIDILINGKPVDALAQLAYKPSAYDKARLVCEKLKDEIPRQQFKIPIQGAIGSQIIARETISALRKDVLAKCYGGDITRKRKLLEKQKEGKKRMKMIGDVELPQSAFLAVLKTKED